One region of Raphanus sativus cultivar WK10039 unplaced genomic scaffold, ASM80110v3 Scaffold0311, whole genome shotgun sequence genomic DNA includes:
- the LOC130501852 gene encoding ACT domain-containing protein ACR8 — protein MAMKGYLDEYEKLVIRMNTPRVVIDNGVCSSATIVKVDSPRGHGILLEAVQILTDLNLSIKKAYISSDGRWNMDVFHVTDLNGNKLNDQSVLSYIEQSIETVYYGENIEVNGLTALELTGTDRIGLLSEMFAVLSDLNCDVVDAKLWTHNGRVASMIYLKDCSSGSPILDSHRISKIEGRLKNVLNGDNDVKSAAKTCVSVDMMTHIERRLHQLMFEDRDYEKRSKKQERSPMVVVTVQNWAERGYSVVNVHCRDRTKLLFDVVCTLTDMEYAVFHATINTSEDQAHLEFYIRHKDGSPISSEAERQRVIQCLEAAVERRASEGVRLELRHPDKQGLLAEVTRTFRENGLNVTRTEISTSCGMAT, from the exons ATGGCGATGAAAGGCTATTTGGATGAGTATGAAAAGCTTGTGATTAGGATGAACACCCCAAG GGTCGTTATCGACAATGGTGTTTGTTCTTCAGCGACAATCGTCAAG GTTGACAGTCCTAGAGGACATGGTATATTGCTAGAAGCAGTACAAATCCTCACCGATTTGAACCTCTCCATTAAAAAAGCTTACATTTCTTCTGATGGAAGATGGAACATGGATG TTTTTCATGTGACTGACTTAAACGGAAACAAATTGAATGATCAGAGCGTCTTGAGCTACATTGAACAG TCGATTGAAACGGTTTACTATGGAGAAAACATTGAAGTTAACGGTCTAACGGCCTTAGAGTTAACCGGAACGGACAGGATCGGTTTACTATCCGAGATGTTTGCGGTTCTCTCTGATCTCAACTGCGATGTAGTTGACGCTAAGCTATGGACACATAACGGTAGAGTTGCGTCTATGATCTATCTCAAAGACTGCAGCTCAGGATCGCCTATTCTCGATTCTCATCGCATATCCAAAATCGAGGGACGGTTAAAGAACGTTCTGAACGGCGATAATGACGTTAAATCCGCTGCCAAGACTTGTGTTTCGGTGGATATGATGACGCACATCGAACGCAGGCTTCATCAGCTTATGTTCGAAGACAGAGACTACGAGAAGAGATCCAAGAAGCAGGAGAGATCTCCTATGGTGGTGGTGACGGTTCAGAATTGGGCTGAGAGGGGTTACTCGGTGGTTAATGTTCATTGCCGAGACAGGACTAAGCTTTTGTTTGACGTGGTTTGCACGTTAACCGATATGGAATATGCCGTGTTCCATGCGACTATCAACACATCTGAAGACCAAGCTCATTTG GAATTTTATATCCGGCATAAGGATGGATCACCTATAAGTTCAGAAGCAGAGAGACAAAGAGTGATACAATGCTTAGAAGCTGCAGTGGAGAGAAGAGCATCTGAG GGTGTGAGATTAGAGCTGAGGCATCCAGACAAACAAGGTTTACTAGCTGAAGTTACACGGACGTTCAGAGAAAACGGTCTGAATGTTACAAGAACAGAAATATCAACGAGCTGTGGCATGGCAACA
- the LOC108811608 gene encoding kinesin-like protein KIN-UA has product MSTSSGTGYVNQRTGTHRSSLRAQSSSSASSAQKPSLKSKTLLRKSSPAALGVGSSSAAAGSKSGNGGDSAVRGRVRVAVRLRPRNGEEMIADADFADCVELQPEVKRLKLRKNNWDTDTFEFDEVLTEYASQKRVYEVVAKPVVEGVLDGYNGTIMAYGQTGTGKTYTLGQLGEEDVADRGIMVRAMEDILAQVSLETDSISVSYLQLYMETVQDLLDPANDNIAIVEDPKSGDVSLPGATLVEIRDQHSFLELLQLGEAHRFAANTKLNTESSRSHAILMVHVRRSLKTSESNGNSHMTKSLKPPLVRKGKLVVVDLAGSERISKSGSEGHTLEEAKSINLSLSALGKCINALAENSSHVPFRDSKLTRLLRDSFGGTARTSLVITIGPSPRHRGETTSTIMFGQRAMKVENMVKLKEEFDYKSLSKRLEVQLDSLIEENERQQKAFVDEIERITVEAHNQISEAEKRYANALEEEKLRYQNDYVESIKKLEENWSKNQKKLAAERLALGEKNGLDVTSNGNRSIAPALEEVSELKKTVQKEAQLKMAAEEEVNRLKLQLAEFKRVEVSGNSEIMRLHKMLESETQQKEKLEEEIATLHTQLLQLSLTADETRQNLERHGSQKTSGALDSFMSQLKLPQLQDPGNAEKPPVAKLFEQVGLQKILSLLEADDADVRIHAVKVVANLAAEEANQQQIVEAGGLTSLLMLLRSTEDETIHRVAAGAIANLAMNETNQELIMDQGGIDLLSSTAANAQDPQTLRMVAGAIANLCGNDKLQTKLRSEGGIAALLGMVRCGHPDVLAQVARGIANFAKCESRASTQGTKRGKSLLIEDGALSWIVQNAKTETTAIKRHIELALCHLAQHEGNAKEMVKEGAIWELVRISRECSREDIRSLAHRTLTSTPAFLTELRRLRVDIR; this is encoded by the exons atgTCAACGAGTTCAGGAACCGGTTATGTGAATCAAAGAACCGGTACGCATAGAAGCTCTCTCAGAGCTCAGTCCTCCTCCTCTGCTTCTTCTGCACAGAAACCTTCCCTCAAATCTAAGACGTTGCTTCGTAAAAGCAGCCCCGCCGCGCTCGGTGTCGGCTCCTCCTCCGCCGCGGCAGGTTCTAAGTCTGGAAACGGCGGCGACTCTGctg TTCGAGGGAGGGTTCGTGTAGCTGTTAGGTTAAGGCCAAGGAATGGCGAGGAGATGATCGCTGATGCTGATTTTGCTGATTGTGTTGAGTTACAGCCTGAG GTGAAGAGGTTGAAACTAAGGAAAAACAATTGGGACACTGATACATTCGAGTTCGACGAAGTCCTCACCGAGTATGCTTCTCAGAAGCGTGTTTACGAAGTTGTCGCTAAACCTGTTGTCGAG gGTGTTCTGGATGGTTACAATGGGACTATAATGGCTTACGGTCAGACCGGTACTGGCAAGACATATACGCTCGGACAGCTCGGGGAAGAAGACGTAGCTGATCGTGGCATAATGGTCCGTGCCATGGAGGATATTCTAGCTCAAGTCTCCTTGGAGACCGATTCTATATCCGTCTCTTATCTCCAG CTGTATATGGAGACAGTACAAGACCTTCTTGATCCGGCTAACGACAACATTGCCATAGTCGAAGACCCGAAAAGCGGAGATGTTTCTCTTCCAGGCGCCACCTTGGTCGAGATTAGGGACCAGCATAGCTTCCTTGAACTGCTTCAACTCGGAGAAGCTCACCGGTTCGCTGCTAACACTAAACTCAACACCGAGTCGTCACGTAGTCATGCTATCTTAATG GTTCATGTCAGACGCTCTTTAAAGACAAGTGAAAGTAATGGAAACTCACACATGACTAAATCTCTAAAGCCTCCTCTTGTCCGGAAAGGGAAACTAGTTGTGGTGGATCTTGCTGGCTCGGAACGTATTAGTAAATCAG GAAGTGAAGGACATACACTGGAGGAAGCCAAGTCTATCAATCTCTCGCTGAGTGCACTTGGCAAATGCATTAATGCACTGGCTGAGAACAGTTCCCATGTTCCGTTCCGTGATTCTAAGCTAACTAGATTGCTTAGAGATTCATTTGGAG GCACTGCAAGGACATCGTTGGTTATTACAATTGGTCCATCGCCACGGCATCGAGGGGAGACAACAAGCACTATCATGTTTGGGCAGAGG GCAATGAAAGTGGAGAATATGGTGAAGTTAAAGGAAGAGTTTGATTACAAAAGCTTGTCTAAAAGGCTTGAGGTACAACTAGACAGTCTGATCGAGGAAAACGAAAGACAGCAGAAAGCATTCGTTGATGAAATCGAGAGAATAACGGTAGAGGCGCATAACCAGATCTCTGAGGCTGAGAAGAGATATGCTAATGCACTAGAG GAGGAGAAGCTAAGGTATCAGAATGATTACGTGGAATCAATAAAGAAGCTGGAGGAGAACTGGTCAAAGAATCAGAAGAAGCTGGCTGCTGAAAGGCTTGCACTTGGAGAGAAAAATGGCCTGGACGTCACTTCAAATGGAAAT AGATCCATTGCTCCGGCCTTAGAGGAAGTCTCTGAACTGAAGAAAACGGTTCAGAAAGAAGCTCAGCTGAAGATGGCGGCTGAAGAGGAAGTGAATAGACTGAAACTGCAACTCGCTGAGTTCAAAAGAGTGGAA GTATCAGGAAACTCTGAGATCATGAGACTCCATAAGATGTTGGAAAGTGAGACACAACAAAAGGAAAAACTAGAGGAGGAAATAGCGACGCTTCATACTCAGTTACTGCAGCTGAGTCTTACCGCTGACGAG ACGCGACAAAACCTTGAGAGACATGGTTCACAGAAAACATCTGGTGCGCTAGACTCTTTTATGTCTCAGTTAAAACTTCCTCAGTTACAAGATCCGGGAAATGCTGAGAAACCTCCTGTAGCTAAACTATTTGAACAAG TTGGGTTGCAAAAGATTTTGTCTCTTCTTGAGGCTGACGATGCTGATGTAAGGATTCATGCTGTCAAAGTAGTAGCAAATCTTGCTGCCGAAG aggCAAATCAGCAACAAATCGTGGAAGCTGGTGGTCTCACTTCCCTACTGATGCTTCTGAGAAGTACAGAAGATGAAACCATTCACAGAGTTGCTGCTGGTGCAATCGCCAACCTTGCAATGAACG AAACCAACCAGGAGCTGATCATGGATCAAGGAGGCATCGATTTATTATCATCAACAGCAGCTAATGCTCAAGATCCTCAAACCCTCAGGATGGTTGCTGGAGCCATTGCTAATCTATGTGGAAATG ATAAATTGCAGACAAAGCTAAGATCAGAAGGAGGGATTGCAGCATTGTTGGGAATGGTAAGATGTGGACATCCTGATGTCCTTGCACAAGTTGCTCGTGGCATTGCAAACTTTGCTAAATGCGAGTCAAGAGCATCAACACAAG GAACCAAGAGAGGAAAGTCACTATTAATAGAAGACGGTGCACTCTCTTGGATTGTTCAAAATGCCAAAACCGAAACTACAGCTATTAAGCGGCATATCGAATTAGCTCTCTGCCACTTGGCACAACACG AAGGGAATGCGAAAGAGATGGTAAAGGAAGGAGCAATATGGGAACTGGTGAGGATCTCAAGAGAATGTTCGAGAGAAGACATAAGAAGTCTTGCTCATCGGACTCTCACTTCTACTCCCGCTTTCCTTACTGAACTTAGACGTCTTCGTGTCGATATCCGGTAA
- the LOC108862386 gene encoding uncharacterized protein LOC108862386: protein MTYGDGVDKTVPELKLRMEDPENGDYVKLRGRSDEEEEEEEGSSGGGCSLGSVTSVWFWVKFISLLACLAVLAFVIIKWIAPFLIEKELIPFIKWVGSTFSIPVLGLLLFASVALFPTILLPSSPSMWMAGLTFGYGKGFLLILSAASIGVTLPFLIGHLFLHNMQEWLKQYPKKAAILRAAGEGTWFHQFQAVTLIRVSPFPYMVYNYCALATGVHYGPYILGSLVGMVPEIFVSIYTGIMLRTLAVASEKRHGLSAMEIVVNVLGFCVTASATIVCTIYAKKKLSAMQSEEAAETL, encoded by the exons ATGACTTACGGCGATGGCGTCGATAAGACGGTGCCTGAGCTGAAATTGAGAATGGAGGATCCCGAGAACGGAGATTACGTGAAATTAAGAGGAAGAtcggatgaagaagaagaagaagaagaaggatcatCGGGTGGGGGGTGTTCGTTAGGGTCGGTGACGTCTGTGTGGTTCTGGGTTAAATTCATCTCCCTCCTCGCTTGTCTTGCTGTATTGGCCTTTGTTATCATTAAATGGATTGCTCCTTTTTTGATCGAAAAG GAACTGATTCCGTTTATAAAGTGGGTGGGAAGCACATTCAGCATCCCGGTGCTCGGACTTCTCCTCTTTGCCTCTGTTGCATTgttcccaaccattcttcttCCTTCCTCTCCTTCCATGTGGATGGCTGGTCTTACCTTTGGTTATGGAAAAGGCTTTCTCTTGATTCTATCTGCAGCATCCATCGGTGTTACTCTTCCTTTCTTAATTGGACATCTCTTCCTCCACAACATGCAA GAATGGTTGAAGCAATACCCGAAAAAAGCAGCCATACTTCGAGCTGCCGGTGAAGGAACCTGGTTCCATCAGTTTCAAGCAGTCACCTTGATCCGTGTCTCTCCATTCCCTTACATGGTTTACAACTACTGCGCATTGGCCACTGGAGTTCACTACGGTCCTTACATCTTAGGCTCTCTTGTTGGAATGGTCCCTGAGATCTTTGTCTCCATCTACAC GGGAATAATGCTAAGAACACTAGCTGTTGCATCAGAAAAGAGACACGGTCTTTCGGCCATGGAGATAGTAGTGAATGTTCTTGGTTTCTGTGTAACTGCGAGCGCGACTATAGTCTGCACTATCTATGCGAAGAAGAAGCTAAGCGCAATGCAATCAGAGGAAGCAGCAGAGACATTATAA
- the LOC108807155 gene encoding probable LRR receptor-like serine/threonine-protein kinase At1g12460, translating into MKRVYLFLVLLYISTSPSHSLVTTEQEERDILLQFKETITDDPHNSLASWTLDGDHCDTFNGVTCNPEGFVDKIVLWNTSLAGTLTPRLSGLNFIRVLTLFGNRFTGNLPSDYSKLQTLWTINVSSNALSGPIPEFIGGLSSLRFLDLSKNGFSGEIPVSLFRVCGKTKFVSLSHNNLSGSIPGSLANCNNLEGFDFSYNGLNGGLPPGVCDIPVLEYISVRNNLLSGDGVSDEVVKCKRLSHVDLGSNMFQGLGPFEVLGFVNITYVNVSRNRFGGEIGEVVDCGQRLEFLDASSNELTGGISGGVTGCKSLKLLDLESNKLNGSIPGGIGKMEKLSVVRLGDNSIDGEIPKEIGGLEYLQVLNLHDLNLVGEVPVDISNCRLLLELDVSGNGLEGEIPKKLLNLTNLEILDLHRNRINGSIPSELGSLSRLQFLDVSQNSLSGSIPSSLGSLNRLTHFNVSHNNLSGVIPPLPVLQSFGSSAFENNPLLCGEPLVTTTPCSSRGAAAAKSRSSQALSVSVIIVIVAAAVILLGVCVVLGLNLRARKRRKDEEEVVTLETTPLASSIDSSGGGGGVIIGKLVLFSKNLPSKYEDWEAGTKALLDKDNIIGMGSIGSVYRASFEGGVSIAVKKLETLGRIRNQEEFEQELGRLGGLQHQNLSSYQGYYFSSTMQLILSDYVSNGSLYENLHSRIHPGEGGGASTSHGNNNTDLNWQRRFVIALGTAKALSFLHDDCRPAVLHLNVKSSNVLLDERYEAKLSDYGLEKFLPVLDSFGRTKKFHNAVGYIAPELAQQSLKASEKCDVYSYGVVLLELVTGREPVESPRGNQVLILRDYVRDMLETGSASDCFDRRLREFEENELIQVMKLGLLCTSESPLKRPSMAEVVQVLESIRNGFGS; encoded by the exons ATGAAAAGGGTTTACCTTTTTCTGGTTTTGCTATACATTTCAACTTCTCCATCTCACTCTCTCGTCACAACCGAACAAGAAGAACGAGACATTCTGCTTCAATTCAAAGAAACCATCACCGACGATCCCCACAACAGCTTAGCCTCTTGGACCCTCGACGGAGACCACTGCGACACCTTCAACGGAGTCACCTGCAACCCGGAAGGGTTCGTGGACAAGATCGTCCTCTGGAACACGAGTCTCGCCGGAACTCTGACCCCGAGACTCTCCGGTCTAAACTTTATCCGTGTCCTGACCTTGTTTGGCAACAGGTTTACGGGTAACCTACCGTCGGATTACTCAAAGCTGCAGACTTTGTGGACCATCAACGTTAGCTCCAACGCGCTGTCCGGTCCGATCCCGGAGTTTATCGGTGGTTTGTCTAGCTTGAGGTTTCTCGACTTGTCTAAGAACGGTTTCTCCGGTGAGATTCCTGTTTCTCTGTTTAGGGTCTGCGGCAAGACCAAGTTCGTGTCTTTGTCTCACAACAACCTCTCCGGATCAATCCCTGGTTCGTTAGCGAACTGTAACAACCTCGAAGGGTTTGATTTCTCTTACAACGGTCTTAACGGGGGGTTGCCGCCTGGGGTCTGTGATATCCCTGTGCTCGAGTATATCTCGGTGAGGAACAATCTGTTGTCTGGTGATGGTGTCTCTGATGAGGTGGTGAAGTGTAAGAGGCTGAGCCATGTTGATTTGGGGAGTAATATGTTCCAAGGGTTAGGGCCTTTCGAGGTTCTTGGGTTCGTGAACATAACTTATGTTAATGTCTCTCGGAACCGGTTCGGTGGGGAGATTGGAGAGGTGGTTGATTGTGGTCAGAGATTAGAGTTTTTGGATGCTTCTTCTAATGAGTTGACCGGTGGGATCTCCGGAGGTGTGACTGGTTGCAAAAGTCTCAAGCTTTTGGACTTGGAGTCTAATAAGCTGAACGGGAGTATCCCTGGAGGTATTGGGAAGATGGAGAAGCTCTCGGTTGTTAGGTTAGGTGATAACTCTATAGATGGTGAGATACCGAAAGAGATTGGTGGGTTGGAGTATCTACAGGTTTTGAATCTGCATGATCTCAACCTCGTTGGTGAAGTTCCAGTGGATATCTCCAATTGCAGATTACTTCTTGAACT AGATGTTTCAGGGAATGGTTTAGAAGGAGAGATCCCTAAGAAGCTACTAAACTTAACAAACCTAGAGATTCTTGACCTGCATCGTAACCGTATCAACGGAAGCATTCCATCTGAGCTTGGAAGCCTCTCTAGACTCCAGTTTCTTGATGTTTCTCAGAACTCTCTTTCGGGCTCCATCCCGTCTTCACTCGGTAGCTTGAACAGGCTAACGCATTTCAACGTCTCCCACAACAATCTCTCCGGTGTGATCCCTCCCCTTCCGGTGTTACAATCTTTCGGATCTTCCGCGTTTGAAAACAACCCTTTGCTTTGCGGTGAACCTCTTGTAACTACTACACCCTGCAGCTCACGTGGAGCCGCCGCTGCAAAGTCAAGAAGCTCTCAAGCTCTAAGCGTTTCGGTTATCATCGTCATAGTCGCTGCAGCTGTGATCCTCCTCGGTGTCTGCGTTGTGCTTGGTTTGAACCTCAGAGCTCGTAAAAGAAGAAAAGACGAAGAAGAAGTGGTCACACTCGAGACCACTCCTCTAGCCTCTTCGATAGACTCaagcggtggtggtggtggtgtgaTAATAGGAAAGCTAGTTCTCTTCAGCAAGAACTTACCTTCTAAGTACGAAGACTGGGAAGCCGGCACAAAAGCTCTCCTCGACAAGGACAACATAATCGGAATGGGATCCATCGGCTCAGTCTACAGAGCTTCTTTCGAAGGAGGAGTGTCCATCGCGGTGAAGAAGCTCGAGACGTTGGGAAGAATCAGAAACCAAGAAGAGTTTGAGCAAGAGCTAGGACGCCTCGGTGGTTTGCAGCATCAGAACCTCTCTTCTTACCAAGGCTACTACTTCTCCTCGACCATGCAGTTGATTCTCTCTGACTATGTCTCCAACGGTAGCCTCTACGAGAATCTACACTCGAGAATCCACCctggagaaggaggaggagccaGCACGAGCCATGGTAATAATAATACTGATTTGAACTGGCAGAGAAGGTTTGTGATCGCTTTGGGAACAGCGAAAGCGCTCTCTTTCCTTCACGATGATTGCAGACCAGCGGTTCTTCATCTCAACGTGAAGTCCAGCAACGTTCTTTTGGACGAGAGGTACGAGGCGAAGCTGTCGGATTACGGGTTAGAGAAGTTTCTTCCGGTTCTTGACAGTTTTGGCAGGACCAAGAAGTTCCATAACGCGGTTGGTTACATTGCTCCGGAGCTGGCTCAGCAGAGTTTGAAAGCGAGTGAGAAATGCGATGTGTATAGCTACGGTGTGGTGCTTCTCGAGCTGGTTACGGGGAGAGAACCGGTGGAGTCTCCGAGGGGTAACCAGGTTTTGATATTGAGAGATTACGTGAGGGATATGTTGGAGACCGGTTCGGCTTCTGATTGTTTTGACAGAAGGTTGAGGGAGTTTGAAGAGAATGAGCTGATTCAGGTTATGAAGTTGGGACTGCTTTGCACGTCGGAGAGTCCTTTGAAGAGACCGAGTATGGCTGAGGTTGTTCAGGTTCTTGAATCAATCAGAAACGGGTTTGGATCATGA
- the LOC130501854 gene encoding uncharacterized protein LOC130501854, which yields MLRLHHSDYPALDLNGDNYLDWAMNTSADLKSKGLGKCIKYGNDTLAYERRRAVLIMKKHLVKDLYDECSYINDPYDLWSRLNTMFFEPLLDESMKEWKALRFQDYESVDDYHFDLMRITYSLKLCGVVITNYDLLSKTRDTIHSKEVLLSQKAKGFTTYYDILSYLSALEEKKQKRKVNLDKLDYVMEISAEYQCEMIYGDAEEAKKRKFGWTHIDDEIGLFIE from the coding sequence atgttgagactccatcactcggattacccagcccttgatctcaatggagacaattaccttgattgggcgatgaacacttcagccgatttaaagtctaaaggacttgggaagtgtatcaaatacggcaatgatacccttgcatatgaaaggcgtagagctgttttgataatgaaaaagcatctcgtgaaggatctgtatgatgagtgcagttacatcaacgatccttacgatctctggtcgagattgaacaccatgttcttcgagccactactagatgagtccatgaaagaatggaaggctctgaggttccaggattatgaatccgtggatgactatcactttgatcttatgagaatcacctatagtcttaaactatgtggtgtagtgataacaaactatgacttgttaagcaagactcgtgacacgatccattcaaaggaagtgttgttatcacagaaggctaaaggtttcacaacctattacgacattctctcatacctttcagctcttgaggaaaagaagcagaaaaggaaagtcaacctcgacaaactcgactatgttatggagataagtgccgagtatcaatgtgagatgatatacggtgatgctgaagaagctaagaaaagaaaattcgggtggactcatatagatgatgagattggtttattcattgaatag